A portion of the Thermodesulfobacteriota bacterium genome contains these proteins:
- a CDS encoding cytochrome b N-terminal domain-containing protein gives MENIKEKSLKDKVIDLVQEDVPDHLHFWPYSLGAIPLVLFLILAVTGILMTFYYIPHPEKAYDSVREITYGIYLGYFIRGLHKVAVNFMVLFLLFHIVRVFFTRGYSGGGAVKWVMGALVFFTTLALGFTGYSLVYDNVSYWGTVVVTTMAGEVPLVGKPLLYLLRGGEEISEITLLRLYDLHTKLLPLLIVLLIGAHIAATRLVGFAKVEGLGGEHPFWPDHAVKVGVITLGLLIIMVNLVLIFPPGLGEMADPVLVAEDVSPPWYFSASYQWIIIAPREPALFVMLIFPVLFICYPWIDSFLEGRGYEMAKVNMAVGTVVIVAFLWLTLWEIF, from the coding sequence ATGGAAAATATAAAAGAAAAATCCTTGAAGGACAAGGTTATCGACCTCGTCCAGGAGGACGTGCCCGACCACCTCCACTTCTGGCCCTATTCGCTCGGGGCCATACCGCTCGTGCTGTTTTTGATACTTGCGGTGACGGGCATACTCATGACCTTTTACTATATACCGCACCCGGAGAAGGCCTATGACAGCGTGCGGGAGATAACCTACGGTATCTACCTCGGTTACTTCATAAGGGGGCTCCACAAGGTGGCGGTGAACTTCATGGTGCTCTTCCTGCTTTTCCATATCGTAAGGGTCTTCTTTACGAGGGGTTACAGTGGGGGTGGCGCGGTCAAGTGGGTAATGGGCGCGCTGGTCTTCTTCACCACGCTCGCCCTCGGGTTTACCGGGTATTCGCTCGTCTACGATAACGTCTCCTACTGGGGGACGGTCGTCGTGACGACCATGGCGGGGGAGGTGCCGCTGGTGGGTAAGCCGCTCCTCTATCTCCTGAGGGGCGGCGAGGAGATATCGGAGATAACGCTCCTGAGGCTCTACGACCTCCATACCAAGCTGCTGCCGCTGCTTATAGTCCTTCTTATCGGGGCGCATATAGCGGCTACGAGGCTCGTGGGCTTCGCGAAGGTGGAGGGCCTTGGTGGAGAGCACCCCTTCTGGCCGGACCACGCCGTTAAGGTGGGCGTCATCACACTGGGGCTGCTTATAATAATGGTCAACCTCGTTCTCATATTCCCTCCGGGCCTCGGCGAGATGGCCGACCCGGTTCTTGTGGCCGAGGACGTATCGCCTCCATGGTACTTCTCGGCCTCGTACCAGTGGATAATCATTGCGCCGAGGGAGCCGGCGCTCTTCGTGATGCTCATCTTCCCCGTGCTCTTTATCTGCTACCCGTGGATAGACAGCTTCCTCGAGGGCAGGGGGTATGAGATGGCGAAGGTGAATATGGCCGTGGGTACGGTCGTGATAGTGGCCTTCCTATGGCTGACGCTCTGGGAGATTTTTTAA